The DNA segment CATCGTAAACTTCTTTTGAATTAGCTAGTATATGTTTAGATTGATTATCAATTAGGGCAACGCATCCTTCACTACCAAATGTAATGCATGGGTAGTATATATTCAACTCTTCTTTTAAGCGTAAAAGAATATCTTTGTAATTAAATATAGTAACTTCCTCTCTTAAATATTCTGATACTTCTCGGTTATTAGGAGTCATCAAATATGAATTACTGTATAAATGAAAGTTTTTTGGATGAGGGTCTACTATATAGCGTATTTTATTCAATGAAGCTCTTTCGGAGATATAGTGTACGACTTCTTGGTCTATTGAACCCTTGTTATAATCTGATAGTACCAATATATCATCTATTTTAATTTTTTCTATTATATCGTAAATCTTATTTATTGTTTCTATTGATAATTTAAATTTTCTTTCATAATCAGTTCGGAGTAATTGTTGACTTGAAGAAATATATCTTGTTTTTATAGGTGTCGAAACTGATGTATCTTCTATTAAATGGAATAGAAGGTTTGGGTATTTATTTGATAGTCCTAAGAAATATTTACTATTTAAGTCATTGGGGTTGTATGGATAAATGTAATTAACATGTGACCCTAAGCCTAATATATTTTCCAAAAGGTTCATGGAACCGCCATTCCGTTGATATTCTTTTGATATCTGTAATATTGGGATAGGGGCTTCTGGAGATATCCTATGACATTGGCCAATGATATACTTGTCGAGTATTGGATCTCCTAATACATAGATAGACATTTTAAAAGCTATAATATGAAGGTTTTTTATAAAAGTAGAAATCTACTATATTTGAGATTTTTATAGTTTGCTCATAAAAAATAATTTTAGAGCCTTTCTTCAAAATTTGATGAAGCATCTAATATAAATTTAACTTTTAACCATCTCTATTATACCAAAAGTGAAATTTCTAGCAAAAAACTCCTTATGGAAATAAAAGATGCTATTTCTTCTTGTATATAATCTTTTGCTTTTAAGAGCTAAAGGGTTCATTATCAATGGTTTATAACTAATTTATAACGATAATCTTACATTAAAGAAAAAGAAATATATCTACCATGAAACGATTGTTAGGTAATATTTTATATCATATATAATTGATTATAGATCGCAACTAAAGCTATTAATGGCAAAAATCATTGTGACTGGTTCTAACGGAT comes from the Prochlorococcus sp. MIT 0603 genome and includes:
- a CDS encoding PfkB family carbohydrate kinase — protein: MSIYVLGDPILDKYIIGQCHRISPEAPIPILQISKEYQRNGGSMNLLENILGLGSHVNYIYPYNPNDLNSKYFLGLSNKYPNLLFHLIEDTSVSTPIKTRYISSSQQLLRTDYERKFKLSIETINKIYDIIEKIKIDDILVLSDYNKGSIDQEVVHYISERASLNKIRYIVDPHPKNFHLYSNSYLMTPNNREVSEYLREEVTIFNYKDILLRLKEELNIYYPCITFGSEGCVALIDNQSKHILANSKEVYDVTGAGDTFLAGLTHSIDKGKNIDESLQFANKLAGIAVSHFGAYVANNKDLEKS